Proteins from a genomic interval of Treponema succinifaciens DSM 2489:
- the iorA gene encoding indolepyruvate ferredoxin oxidoreductase subunit alpha: protein MSKKMIMGNEAIALGAICAGVNVISGYPGTPSSEIIEFAAKYIKQTGAYIEWSVNEKAALEVAAGASYCGARTLVTMKQVGLNVAGDPAMCLSYVGVKGGMVIVSADDPGPISSQTEQDTRMYGAFSKIPVFDPSSPEEAFEMIQQAFKFSERYNTPVLLRPTTRVDHGYASMEIPELPKAKKIEGFEKDTGRWVIFPRTSFLNHKRIFERNEFILPSEFSKSKFNFIENKIPGSKKGIVASGVSYCYAKEALEILGEKNIPVLKIGTPYPFPSDLAKSFLADAEEVLVIEELDTVIENELLKLCGKNHLENKIHGKLTKEIPEAGEYSVEIVKQAIAKFIGLEVSENKIELPPLPVRPPVLCAGCPHRASFYAVKQAMKGEKTVYCGDIGCYTLGNAKPLDMCDTCLCMGADITMAQGFFHAENDRHCFSFIGDSTFFASGITGVVNAVYNQARQTICILDNSTTAMTGHQPHPGTGVTMMGEITEKISIEKILKAVGVEPVVTVNPFNLEESIAAVKECDSHEGVSAVIFKSPCIALLRKEEFKEFRKPALCVENEKCVGCKKCINEIGCPALGMNGKKARIDSSLCTGCSLCPQICPVNAIASKN, encoded by the coding sequence ATGTCAAAGAAAATGATAATGGGAAACGAGGCGATTGCCTTGGGCGCAATTTGTGCCGGGGTAAATGTAATTTCCGGCTATCCGGGAACGCCTTCATCAGAGATAATAGAATTTGCGGCAAAATACATAAAGCAGACCGGAGCCTACATAGAATGGTCGGTCAACGAAAAAGCGGCTCTTGAAGTTGCGGCTGGAGCTTCATATTGTGGTGCGCGGACTTTAGTTACAATGAAGCAGGTTGGACTGAATGTTGCCGGAGACCCTGCAATGTGTCTTTCCTACGTTGGCGTAAAAGGCGGAATGGTGATTGTAAGCGCGGACGATCCAGGACCAATAAGCTCGCAGACAGAACAGGACACAAGAATGTACGGCGCATTTTCAAAGATTCCGGTTTTTGATCCAAGCTCGCCGGAAGAAGCCTTTGAGATGATTCAGCAGGCATTCAAGTTTTCTGAAAGATACAATACACCGGTATTGCTTCGTCCCACAACGAGAGTTGACCACGGATACGCAAGCATGGAAATCCCGGAGCTTCCAAAGGCAAAAAAAATTGAAGGGTTTGAAAAAGACACAGGCCGCTGGGTGATTTTTCCGCGCACATCTTTTTTGAACCACAAGCGGATTTTTGAGCGCAACGAATTTATTCTTCCGTCTGAATTTTCAAAAAGCAAATTTAATTTTATAGAAAACAAAATCCCTGGTAGCAAAAAGGGAATTGTTGCAAGCGGCGTGAGTTATTGCTATGCAAAGGAAGCCTTGGAAATTCTTGGTGAAAAAAATATTCCTGTTTTAAAAATCGGAACTCCTTATCCATTTCCTTCTGATCTTGCAAAAAGTTTTTTAGCGGACGCAGAAGAAGTTCTTGTAATTGAAGAGCTTGACACGGTTATTGAAAACGAGCTTTTAAAGTTGTGCGGAAAAAATCATCTTGAAAATAAAATCCATGGAAAGCTCACAAAAGAAATTCCGGAAGCCGGAGAATATTCTGTGGAAATTGTAAAGCAGGCGATTGCAAAATTTATCGGGCTCGAAGTTTCAGAAAATAAAATTGAACTTCCGCCTCTTCCAGTGCGTCCTCCTGTTCTGTGCGCCGGCTGTCCTCATCGTGCGAGTTTCTATGCGGTAAAGCAGGCGATGAAAGGCGAGAAGACAGTCTACTGCGGCGACATCGGGTGCTACACTTTGGGAAACGCCAAGCCGCTTGATATGTGCGACACTTGTCTTTGCATGGGTGCGGACATAACCATGGCTCAGGGATTTTTTCATGCGGAAAACGACAGGCACTGCTTTTCATTTATCGGCGACTCGACTTTTTTTGCTTCGGGAATCACAGGCGTTGTAAATGCGGTCTACAATCAGGCTCGGCAGACAATCTGCATTCTGGACAATTCCACAACTGCGATGACAGGACATCAGCCTCATCCCGGAACAGGCGTTACGATGATGGGCGAGATCACGGAAAAAATCAGCATCGAAAAAATCCTCAAGGCGGTCGGAGTTGAGCCGGTTGTTACGGTGAATCCGTTTAACTTGGAGGAAAGCATTGCGGCGGTGAAAGAATGCGATTCTCACGAGGGAGTCAGCGCGGTTATTTTCAAGTCTCCGTGCATCGCACTTCTGCGCAAGGAAGAATTCAAGGAATTCAGAAAGCCCGCTCTCTGCGTTGAAAATGAAAAATGCGTCGGCTGTAAAAAATGCATAAACGAAATCGGCTGTCCCGCGCTCGGCATGAACGGCAAAAAAGCCCGGATTGACTCTTCGCTCTGCACGGGATGTTCTTTGTGCCCGCAGATTTGCCCGGTGAACGCGATTGCTTCAAAAAATTAA
- a CDS encoding Hsp70 family protein, giving the protein MKSIGIKLADGTFYPLLEEGNPEKKTIDLTTVMDNQTKVQVDVYRTETGTLEGAEYVDTLEITNLNPHQNGEPTLCLAIDVDKNNGLSAEIRDLETGKKSEIQVTLASRTHSEANQPEKIPQEEEAPVTISDSDLANAGLADFVAEQAKKTNDDDFHFDDLNNPEPQTAPESSADEEIFSKDSLNLPEFPSDENEEISADSFLDEDDDKTFVPDSTKLHPEIEEMENFETEVFEEPDTDIQEEFTDEPIEEEAQEIPEQEISEIPSEDNVIDVDHTEVEVPDEKTEINGLPDFDSTGLVEDEEPKESAENETQVSEENNELPDFNDTEFSLPDFEDEKTEDPLSDDDFSLPPEFDDKPELPQENEEQPKNPTFQPNTNMFSNLYDKETMQGASSSYSEEDEIKRKTKAPVIICVVCAIICVIAALLVLFVIPSKLNIFGKHTEKISEQEQVTNLPSEEINQQEQIAEIPPEPEPIPAKEDEIVIAETPEAVVPEPPAPAPEPIEDIRYKIVWGDTLWDISNAYYKTPWKYKRIANYNGIKNPDHIISGNWILIPAE; this is encoded by the coding sequence ATGAAGTCTATTGGAATAAAACTCGCAGACGGAACTTTCTATCCGCTTTTGGAAGAAGGCAATCCAGAAAAGAAAACTATTGACCTAACAACGGTCATGGACAATCAGACAAAAGTCCAGGTCGACGTATATAGAACAGAAACTGGAACACTCGAAGGCGCAGAATATGTTGATACGCTTGAAATCACAAATTTGAATCCGCATCAGAACGGAGAGCCGACTTTATGTCTTGCAATCGACGTGGACAAAAATAACGGGCTTTCCGCAGAAATCCGAGACCTTGAAACTGGAAAAAAAAGCGAAATCCAAGTTACCCTCGCATCCCGCACTCATTCAGAGGCAAACCAGCCAGAAAAAATTCCCCAGGAAGAAGAAGCGCCAGTTACAATTTCTGACAGCGATCTTGCAAATGCAGGACTTGCGGATTTTGTTGCAGAGCAGGCAAAAAAAACAAATGACGACGACTTTCATTTTGACGACCTGAACAATCCCGAGCCACAGACTGCGCCAGAATCTTCTGCGGATGAAGAAATTTTTAGCAAGGACAGTTTGAATCTTCCAGAATTTCCTTCAGATGAAAATGAAGAAATTTCTGCGGATTCATTCCTTGATGAAGATGACGACAAAACTTTTGTGCCGGACAGCACAAAGCTTCATCCTGAAATTGAGGAAATGGAAAATTTTGAAACAGAGGTTTTTGAAGAGCCAGACACAGACATTCAGGAAGAATTCACGGACGAACCAATAGAAGAGGAAGCGCAAGAAATTCCAGAGCAGGAAATTTCAGAAATTCCTTCAGAAGACAATGTGATTGACGTTGACCACACAGAAGTTGAGGTTCCAGATGAAAAAACAGAAATAAACGGTCTTCCGGATTTTGACAGCACAGGATTAGTTGAAGATGAAGAACCGAAGGAATCAGCAGAAAATGAAACTCAAGTTTCAGAAGAAAACAACGAGCTGCCTGATTTTAATGACACAGAATTTTCACTTCCAGATTTTGAAGATGAAAAAACAGAAGATCCTCTTTCCGATGATGATTTTTCTCTTCCGCCGGAATTTGACGACAAACCAGAACTTCCGCAAGAAAACGAAGAGCAGCCAAAAAATCCGACATTTCAGCCAAACACAAATATGTTCAGCAATCTTTACGACAAAGAAACAATGCAAGGCGCATCATCTTCATACAGCGAAGAAGACGAAATAAAAAGAAAAACAAAAGCGCCTGTAATAATCTGCGTGGTCTGCGCAATAATCTGCGTGATTGCGGCTCTCCTTGTGCTTTTTGTAATTCCTTCCAAGCTGAATATTTTTGGAAAGCACACTGAAAAAATTTCAGAACAGGAACAAGTAACAAATCTTCCTTCTGAAGAAATTAATCAGCAAGAACAAATTGCAGAGATTCCTCCTGAACCTGAGCCAATTCCTGCGAAAGAAGATGAAATTGTAATTGCAGAAACTCCAGAAGCTGTTGTGCCAGAACCGCCAGCTCCGGCTCCAGAGCCAATTGAAGACATCCGCTACAAAATTGTCTGGGGAGACACATTGTGGGACATTTCAAATGCCTACTATAAAACTCCGTGGAAATACAAGCGGATTGCAAATTACAACGGCATAAAAAATCCTGACCACATTATTTCAGGAAACTGGATTCTTATTCCGGCGGAGTAA
- a CDS encoding flagellar assembly lytic transglycosylase, translating to MKKIRVFISCLIVLVSFTGFGCAQNNSLQKKYGQDSAYFMALLSLENGNHRQAEHLLKQAEKKASPLIARRSMEKLSQLGNVQEHINRSYSLYKKFPDEETKLAAAKEFFKNKEYARVICLTEKIDLKNCLNETVYYRLSSMQKKNDSRFSKEFFEWCVSRAFSDFHYKLFCEIFKSEEAEESNVIQLRADVFTKNYVAAYSNAKLILENKKFLLPQILSDAGKAFLYGSNNFFSNALYLDSIKKNLPDDCKFYADFYSGRLYDKSDSYKTRALNRFVFAMQESLSDENFDNALWYYLNCLLKISVPKTIDAITQYKDEWKNPSYFDDFFETLSVRLLSLHAWNDFYKTTDLIYGKASPEISAKYSYISARLIQENFIKTPKEKSEEEQRLFSQALQSGSDLYYRFLAIKNLELDKTKAEEIIFSVGNKKEIQPDPQAEKLLLGYADFGLKEFIYPEYQKLKDKIGMECTEKIAEFLSQCGKEQESIRIASRRLFSKDRPFQKRLLELSFPQYFKESVQKSCQDFSQPEYLLYGLIRSESFFNPNAKSNAGAKGLTQLMEGTAADVARKLKVAQFDLMDSATNIRFGSFYLEELRRRLDGSSILAIFSYNGGISRVRSWVKSANLEFGISDLPKDLFLEAIPFSETREYGRKVVSAAAMYGYLYYGLSTSQVVEEIMK from the coding sequence ATGAAAAAAATCCGTGTATTTATTTCCTGCCTGATTGTCTTGGTTAGCTTTACAGGATTTGGATGCGCACAAAATAATTCTCTGCAAAAAAAATATGGACAGGATTCCGCGTATTTTATGGCGCTTCTTTCTCTTGAAAACGGAAACCATCGTCAGGCTGAACATCTTTTAAAGCAAGCTGAAAAAAAAGCGTCTCCATTAATTGCAAGGCGTTCAATGGAAAAACTTTCACAGCTTGGAAATGTTCAGGAACATATAAACAGAAGCTACAGTTTATACAAAAAATTTCCAGATGAAGAAACCAAACTTGCAGCCGCAAAAGAATTTTTTAAAAACAAAGAATATGCAAGAGTAATCTGCCTCACAGAAAAAATTGATTTAAAAAACTGCCTGAATGAAACTGTGTACTACAGGCTTTCTTCAATGCAGAAAAAAAACGACTCAAGATTCAGCAAGGAATTTTTTGAGTGGTGCGTATCAAGAGCATTTTCTGATTTTCATTACAAGCTTTTTTGCGAAATATTCAAATCCGAAGAAGCAGAAGAATCAAATGTTATCCAGCTACGTGCAGATGTCTTTACAAAAAATTATGTCGCCGCATATTCAAATGCAAAGTTAATTCTTGAAAATAAAAAATTTCTTTTGCCGCAAATTTTAAGCGATGCAGGAAAAGCATTTTTGTACGGCTCAAACAATTTTTTTTCAAATGCGCTTTATCTTGATTCCATAAAAAAGAATCTGCCGGACGACTGCAAATTTTACGCAGACTTTTATTCAGGGCGGCTTTACGACAAATCAGATTCCTACAAAACAAGAGCCTTGAACCGGTTTGTTTTTGCGATGCAGGAATCTTTGTCAGATGAAAATTTTGACAACGCACTCTGGTATTATTTAAATTGCCTTTTAAAAATTTCAGTTCCAAAAACAATCGATGCGATTACTCAATACAAAGACGAATGGAAAAATCCTTCTTACTTTGATGATTTTTTTGAAACGCTTTCTGTGCGGCTTCTTTCGCTTCATGCTTGGAATGATTTTTACAAAACTACGGATTTGATTTATGGAAAAGCAAGCCCGGAAATTTCTGCAAAATATTCATATATTTCCGCCCGGCTCATTCAGGAAAATTTTATCAAGACTCCAAAAGAAAAATCAGAAGAAGAGCAAAGGCTTTTTTCTCAGGCACTTCAAAGCGGAAGCGATTTGTACTACAGATTTCTTGCGATAAAAAATTTGGAGCTGGATAAAACAAAAGCAGAAGAAATTATTTTTTCAGTGGGAAACAAAAAGGAAATTCAGCCGGATCCACAAGCCGAAAAACTTTTGCTTGGCTATGCGGACTTCGGGCTTAAAGAATTTATTTATCCTGAATACCAAAAGCTTAAAGATAAAATCGGAATGGAATGCACAGAAAAAATTGCAGAGTTTCTAAGCCAGTGCGGAAAAGAACAAGAAAGCATCCGCATTGCTTCCCGACGGTTATTTTCAAAAGACCGGCCTTTTCAAAAAAGACTTTTGGAACTTTCATTTCCGCAGTATTTTAAAGAGAGCGTTCAGAAATCTTGCCAGGATTTTTCGCAGCCAGAATATCTTCTTTATGGATTAATCAGAAGCGAAAGTTTTTTTAATCCGAATGCAAAAAGCAATGCAGGCGCAAAAGGTCTTACGCAGCTTATGGAAGGAACTGCCGCAGACGTTGCACGAAAATTAAAAGTAGCGCAATTCGATTTAATGGACAGCGCAACAAATATAAGGTTCGGTTCATTTTATCTTGAAGAACTCAGGCGCAGACTTGACGGCTCTTCCATACTTGCAATCTTTTCTTACAACGGCGGAATTTCAAGAGTGCGTTCCTGGGTAAAAAGCGCGAACCTTGAATTCGGAATTTCAGATTTGCCCAAGGATTTGTTTTTAGAAGCGATTCCATTTTCTGAAACAAGAGAATACGGACGTAAAGTTGTTTCCGCAGCGGCAATGTACGGTTATCTTTATTATGGACTAAGCACATCGCAAGTTGTTGAAGAAATTATGAAATGA
- a CDS encoding cation:proton antiporter domain-containing protein, translating to MADPFAQVLPQVFHFSHLQGTQFVLLLGIIMFFGALGGRIFQKLKIPQVVGYIVIGILIGSSGFQILQIETIIALNPVNTIALSLIGFLIGAELKIDVIKKYGKQFVGILIGESVTPFFVVGFFVTLVAYIFMKDFKTAISFGLILGAICSATAPAATTDVLKEFRTRGPLTTTTLGIVAMDDAVALILYAIASTVVSPLLGGQGQSFGMQMLNIAKDIFGSIIAGSIFGALVTFVVKNLMKDEGRVLSFGLGGLFLSTGVCTILGLDNILAAMSLGFFMVNFAPAKTRPIFSLVEKFTPPIYVLFFVLVGAKLNIWVVTPILGILAIVYVAGRTLGKSIGARLGAKITKAPQTVHDFLPWCLLSQAGVAIGLSIAASNDFENSIGPSIILIITATTFIVQLIGPICVKHGVTKAGEVGLAITEDDILKSSKVKNVTWGSEKICCADSHAIVTETEKICHILKNFETHHNQSFAVASNETGKLSGIITLEHLKETLMIGEFADTLLAVDIMDKPICTCSPEDSLPDVYKKFSDADTESMPIVDNDGKPLGIMEKFAADHYLHTRILEINRKLENMA from the coding sequence ATGGCTGACCCGTTTGCACAAGTTTTGCCGCAGGTATTTCATTTTTCACATTTGCAAGGAACACAGTTTGTACTTTTACTCGGAATCATTATGTTCTTTGGCGCGCTCGGAGGACGCATTTTTCAAAAACTGAAAATTCCGCAGGTTGTAGGATATATTGTAATCGGAATTTTAATCGGCTCTTCAGGCTTTCAAATTCTTCAGATTGAAACAATCATCGCATTAAATCCAGTAAACACAATCGCGCTTTCTTTAATAGGATTTTTAATCGGCGCAGAACTAAAAATCGATGTAATAAAAAAATACGGCAAGCAGTTCGTTGGAATTCTAATCGGCGAATCTGTAACTCCATTTTTTGTTGTTGGATTTTTTGTTACTTTAGTCGCATACATTTTTATGAAAGATTTCAAAACTGCGATTTCCTTTGGACTGATTCTTGGAGCAATATGTTCTGCAACAGCACCGGCGGCAACAACTGATGTTTTAAAAGAATTCAGAACACGCGGGCCTTTAACAACAACAACTCTTGGAATTGTCGCAATGGATGATGCTGTCGCACTGATTTTGTACGCAATCGCATCTACGGTTGTTTCACCTTTGCTTGGCGGACAAGGGCAGTCATTCGGAATGCAGATGCTGAATATTGCAAAAGATATTTTTGGCTCTATTATAGCCGGAAGCATTTTTGGCGCGCTTGTAACTTTTGTTGTAAAAAATCTTATGAAAGATGAAGGCAGAGTTCTTTCATTCGGACTTGGAGGACTTTTTCTTTCAACAGGAGTCTGCACAATTTTAGGACTAGACAATATTCTTGCCGCAATGTCTCTGGGATTTTTTATGGTGAATTTTGCACCTGCAAAGACACGCCCGATATTCAGTCTTGTTGAAAAATTCACGCCGCCGATTTATGTTTTGTTTTTTGTGCTTGTCGGCGCAAAACTGAATATCTGGGTTGTTACACCAATCTTGGGAATTCTTGCAATTGTCTATGTTGCAGGAAGAACTTTAGGAAAATCCATAGGCGCGCGTCTTGGCGCAAAGATAACAAAAGCTCCGCAGACAGTCCACGATTTTTTGCCATGGTGTCTTTTAAGCCAAGCCGGAGTCGCAATCGGACTTAGCATTGCAGCCAGCAACGACTTTGAAAATTCAATCGGACCTTCTATAATACTCATAATCACGGCGACAACTTTTATCGTTCAGCTGATTGGTCCAATCTGCGTAAAACATGGAGTTACAAAAGCCGGCGAAGTTGGTCTTGCCATAACAGAAGATGACATTTTGAAATCCTCAAAAGTAAAAAACGTTACTTGGGGAAGTGAAAAAATTTGCTGCGCCGACAGCCACGCAATTGTCACTGAAACAGAAAAAATTTGCCATATACTTAAAAATTTTGAAACCCACCACAACCAGTCATTTGCAGTCGCTTCAAATGAAACTGGAAAACTTTCAGGCATAATCACGCTTGAGCATTTAAAAGAAACGCTAATGATTGGAGAATTTGCAGACACGCTTCTTGCCGTTGATATTATGGATAAGCCGATTTGCACTTGCAGCCCTGAAGATTCGCTTCCCGATGTCTATAAAAAATTCAGCGATGCAGACACGGAATCAATGCCGATTGTAGACAACGATGGAAAACCTCTTGGCATTATGGAAAAGTTCGCCGCTGATCATTATCTTCACACAAGAATTCTTGAAATAAACCGCAAGCTCGAAAACATGGCATAA
- a CDS encoding NifU family protein, translating to MVDEALIAKVKETLEAFRPQLNADGGDMEFINIDDENKVHLKLTGACGSCPMATMTLKMGIERYLKETCPEISEVVQD from the coding sequence ATGGTAGACGAAGCTCTCATTGCAAAAGTAAAAGAAACTTTGGAAGCATTCCGCCCGCAGCTTAATGCAGATGGCGGCGACATGGAATTTATAAATATCGATGATGAAAATAAAGTTCATCTAAAACTCACTGGGGCTTGCGGCTCATGTCCAATGGCAACGATGACTCTTAAAATGGGAATTGAACGATACTTAAAAGAAACCTGCCCCGAAATTTCCGAAGTTGTACAGGACTAA
- a CDS encoding FKBP-type peptidyl-prolyl cis-trans isomerase: protein MTVENDKYVSIHYILKNDEGAVLDSSTEKTLDYVHGRGYLLPKLEEHLAGKNPGDKFSVVLEPKDGYGEYRKELVTDVDRSNFEDGVPIEVGMAFQAMTASGPQIVRVTKISDDKITVDANHELAGTRLHFEVEIADVRNATEEELNPPSCCCGGNCGGACGGECSDGECGNCGGNCGCEN, encoded by the coding sequence ATGACAGTTGAAAACGACAAATATGTTTCTATCCATTATATATTGAAAAATGATGAAGGAGCAGTTCTCGATTCTTCCACTGAAAAAACTTTAGATTATGTTCATGGGCGCGGCTATCTTTTGCCTAAGCTAGAAGAGCACTTGGCTGGAAAAAATCCCGGAGATAAATTCAGTGTAGTTCTTGAACCGAAAGATGGCTACGGAGAATATAGAAAAGAGCTCGTTACAGATGTTGACCGCTCGAATTTTGAAGACGGAGTTCCTATAGAAGTCGGAATGGCTTTTCAGGCAATGACCGCATCCGGACCGCAGATTGTGCGTGTTACAAAAATCAGCGATGACAAAATAACAGTTGACGCAAATCACGAGCTTGCAGGAACACGCCTTCATTTTGAAGTTGAAATTGCAGACGTGCGCAATGCGACAGAAGAAGAGCTGAATCCACCATCTTGTTGCTGCGGCGGAAATTGCGGTGGTGCCTGTGGAGGCGAATGTTCCGACGGAGAATGCGGCAACTGCGGTGGAAACTGCGGCTGCGAAAACTAA
- a CDS encoding shikimate kinase yields MSIILMGIKHCGKSTQGRIISKKLSVPFFDTDDVIFEMTGKTPRQIYTELGNEGFQEAEEKACSFLLEKINSSAEKNAVIATGGGICGNKKALDVLKKIGTFVFLKTPERIASFRVLREISVAQDGTILNVPAFIAKKNPRSVADAKKIFHDFFIERECIYEQLADVVIDMSSSSKEANAAKIIESVSSKV; encoded by the coding sequence ATGAGCATAATTTTAATGGGCATTAAGCACTGTGGAAAATCAACTCAAGGCCGCATAATAAGCAAAAAACTTTCAGTGCCATTTTTTGACACGGACGATGTGATTTTTGAAATGACAGGAAAAACTCCGCGGCAGATTTATACAGAACTTGGAAATGAAGGTTTTCAGGAAGCCGAAGAAAAAGCCTGCTCATTTTTGCTTGAAAAAATAAATTCTTCCGCTGAAAAAAATGCAGTTATAGCAACTGGTGGCGGAATCTGCGGAAATAAAAAAGCCCTTGATGTTTTAAAAAAAATCGGAACTTTTGTTTTTTTAAAGACTCCAGAAAGAATTGCAAGTTTCCGTGTTTTACGGGAAATTTCTGTTGCTCAAGATGGAACAATTTTAAATGTTCCTGCTTTTATTGCAAAAAAAAATCCACGCTCAGTAGCCGATGCAAAAAAAATTTTCCATGACTTTTTTATTGAACGTGAATGTATTTATGAACAGCTAGCTGATGTTGTTATTGATATGTCCAGCTCTTCAAAAGAAGCGAACGCTGCAAAAATAATCGAATCTGTTTCTTCTAAAGTTTAG
- a CDS encoding SAM-dependent methyltransferase yields the protein MEKIEPALYLIPVTLGETEYQKVLPEYNKKILRGIKNFIVENRRSAIRFLKLADSSIDIDSLEFLELNEHSDLARISNYLDPLLKKKLPMGIISEAGCPAVADPGAAVVEMAQKKNLKVVPLSGPSSMIMAVMASGLNGQSFAFNGYLPVKPNERAAKIRQLENRAWNEKQTQLFIEAPYRNLKMLESILNSCRNETLVCVAAGLTTEQEFIKTLSVAEWKKSNEPPINKLPAIFLIYRS from the coding sequence ATGGAAAAAATTGAGCCTGCGCTTTATCTTATTCCTGTAACTTTGGGCGAAACTGAATACCAAAAAGTTCTGCCTGAATACAACAAAAAAATTCTCCGCGGAATAAAGAATTTTATTGTTGAAAACCGCCGTTCTGCAATCCGTTTCTTAAAGCTTGCTGATTCATCGATTGATATTGATTCGCTGGAATTTCTTGAGCTTAACGAGCATTCAGACCTTGCAAGAATTTCAAATTATCTTGATCCGCTTTTGAAGAAAAAACTTCCAATGGGAATTATTTCAGAAGCCGGCTGTCCTGCTGTTGCTGACCCCGGAGCCGCTGTCGTTGAAATGGCGCAGAAAAAAAACTTGAAAGTTGTTCCTCTTTCCGGACCGTCTTCGATGATTATGGCTGTAATGGCAAGCGGACTGAATGGTCAGAGTTTTGCTTTTAACGGCTATCTTCCTGTTAAGCCGAATGAACGCGCTGCAAAAATAAGGCAGCTTGAAAACCGAGCCTGGAATGAAAAACAGACGCAGCTTTTTATAGAAGCTCCGTATAGAAATTTAAAGATGCTGGAATCTATTTTAAATTCGTGCCGGAATGAAACCCTGGTTTGTGTTGCGGCCGGTCTTACAACTGAACAGGAGTTTATCAAGACGCTTTCTGTGGCTGAATGGAAAAAATCAAATGAGCCGCCTATAAATAAACTTCCAGCAATTTTTTTAATTTACCGGAGCTGA
- a CDS encoding TraB/GumN family protein: protein MEKNKSTQKVLELNGRKFILIGTAHVSKASISEVENAIEDQKPDSVAIELDENRLKNMEDKESWKKMDIIEILKKKQGFLLLANIVLSAYQKRMGEDAGIKPGDEMAAAIKKAKELGIPQIMVDRPVTVTLRRAWAKNSFMGKCKLLSLLIATAFSKEEVSETEIENLKQSSEMDTMMQELSSYLPAVKEVLIDERDFYLASKIWSCPQKNILAVLGAGHLPGVSSHLEKIAAGKEIPDVSAIEKVPEKSAGAKVASWIIPILILGLIVTGFVVGGIEKGADLIGSWVLWNGILAAIGAAVAGGHILAILVSAVGAPFTSLCPFIGIGFVSGIVQALVKKPAVEDMENLQADASSVKGFYKNRILRVLLVFFLSSLGSSIGTFVGGATFISIFTR, encoded by the coding sequence ATGGAAAAAAACAAGTCAACACAAAAAGTTCTTGAACTTAATGGAAGAAAATTTATCCTCATTGGAACAGCGCACGTTTCAAAAGCCAGTATTTCGGAAGTTGAGAATGCAATTGAAGATCAGAAGCCGGATTCTGTTGCAATTGAACTTGACGAAAACCGCTTGAAAAACATGGAGGATAAAGAGTCCTGGAAAAAAATGGACATTATTGAAATCCTTAAGAAAAAACAAGGATTTCTTTTGCTTGCAAACATTGTCCTTTCAGCCTATCAAAAACGCATGGGAGAAGACGCTGGAATAAAGCCCGGAGATGAAATGGCGGCCGCAATCAAAAAAGCCAAGGAACTAGGAATTCCGCAGATAATGGTTGACCGTCCTGTAACAGTTACGTTGCGCCGTGCCTGGGCAAAAAATTCTTTTATGGGAAAATGCAAGTTGCTTTCGTTGCTTATTGCCACTGCTTTTTCCAAAGAAGAAGTTTCGGAAACTGAAATTGAAAATTTAAAGCAGTCCAGCGAAATGGATACAATGATGCAGGAACTTTCGTCTTATCTTCCGGCTGTAAAAGAAGTTTTGATTGACGAGCGTGATTTTTACCTTGCTTCAAAAATTTGGTCTTGTCCGCAAAAAAATATTCTTGCGGTTTTGGGAGCAGGACATTTGCCGGGAGTTTCTTCTCATCTTGAAAAAATTGCGGCTGGAAAAGAAATTCCTGATGTAAGTGCAATTGAAAAAGTTCCAGAAAAATCAGCTGGAGCAAAAGTTGCTTCTTGGATAATTCCGATTTTGATTTTGGGACTTATCGTTACTGGCTTTGTTGTGGGCGGAATTGAAAAAGGCGCGGACTTGATTGGAAGCTGGGTTTTGTGGAATGGAATTCTTGCAGCTATTGGTGCTGCTGTTGCGGGCGGACACATTCTTGCAATTTTAGTTTCTGCAGTTGGCGCGCCGTTCACTTCGCTTTGTCCGTTTATTGGAATTGGATTTGTTTCTGGAATTGTTCAGGCTCTTGTAAAAAAGCCGGCAGTTGAGGACATGGAAAATTTGCAGGCTGATGCTTCGAGCGTGAAAGGTTTTTATAAAAACAGAATTCTCCGCGTTTTGCTAGTTTTCTTTTTATCTTCGCTTGGAAGTAGCATTGGAACTTTTGTTGGCGGCGCAACTTTTATTTCAATTTTTACGCGGTGA